A section of the Rhodothermus profundi genome encodes:
- a CDS encoding MFS transporter gives MTAFPNPSTSTEPARPRSYSLVGLILFTFFVISFLTNILGPLIPEIIDDFGLSLTLAALLPFAFFMAYGVFSIPAGFLIERVGEKPILIGAFGVAYVGAQLLALFPHYLVAVGSLFLIGSGMAFLQVAVNPLLRVAGGEEHFAFNATLGQLCFGLASFLSPLVYAYLVWNLSQPEPPESFWLALLDRVVPPELPWISLYWMLAAISLLMMGIMALVRLPRVERTVEERAGRLAIYRQLLRQPLVWLFFLGIFAYVGSEQGVANWTSEFLARYHGYDPQTVGARAVSSFWGLMTAGTLLGLVLLKLLDSRVVLRLFTLAALGCLTAGLLGPGPVARWAFPLIGLFASVMWPVVFSLALNSVPAHHGAFSGILVTGIAGGAVVPLIIGVLGDLLGLRGGLCFLYLTFGYILSVSFWARPLISNKTIWQQKSSPSPTERISASDG, from the coding sequence ATGACGGCATTTCCGAACCCTTCGACATCCACTGAGCCTGCGCGGCCGCGTAGCTATTCGCTGGTCGGGCTCATCCTGTTTACGTTCTTTGTGATTTCGTTTCTGACCAACATCCTGGGGCCGCTCATTCCGGAAATCATTGACGACTTTGGCCTCAGCCTGACGCTGGCAGCCTTGCTTCCGTTTGCTTTTTTCATGGCCTACGGGGTGTTTTCTATTCCGGCCGGCTTTCTCATTGAGCGCGTAGGCGAAAAGCCCATTCTGATCGGTGCTTTTGGCGTCGCCTATGTGGGGGCGCAACTGCTGGCATTGTTTCCACACTATCTAGTCGCTGTCGGATCGCTGTTCCTGATTGGCTCGGGAATGGCCTTTTTGCAGGTAGCCGTCAATCCGCTGCTGCGCGTAGCCGGCGGCGAGGAGCACTTTGCGTTTAACGCAACGCTGGGCCAGCTCTGCTTTGGGTTGGCGTCGTTCTTGAGCCCCCTTGTTTATGCCTATCTGGTATGGAATCTGAGCCAGCCGGAGCCGCCTGAATCGTTCTGGCTGGCTTTGCTGGACCGGGTAGTTCCGCCTGAGCTTCCCTGGATTTCGTTGTACTGGATGCTGGCAGCTATTTCGCTGCTCATGATGGGTATTATGGCCCTTGTCCGGCTGCCCCGCGTCGAGCGCACCGTCGAAGAGCGGGCCGGCAGGCTGGCCATCTACCGTCAGCTCCTGCGCCAGCCACTGGTCTGGCTATTTTTTCTGGGCATTTTTGCCTATGTAGGCTCTGAGCAGGGCGTGGCCAACTGGACCTCAGAGTTTCTGGCGCGCTATCACGGTTACGATCCCCAGACCGTAGGCGCTCGGGCTGTTTCCTCATTCTGGGGATTGATGACAGCAGGTACATTGCTGGGACTGGTGCTGCTGAAGCTCCTGGATAGTCGGGTGGTGCTTCGGCTGTTCACGCTGGCTGCACTGGGTTGCCTGACGGCCGGCCTGCTGGGTCCGGGCCCTGTTGCTCGCTGGGCCTTTCCTCTGATTGGTCTGTTTGCTTCGGTGATGTGGCCGGTCGTGTTTTCGCTGGCGCTGAATTCTGTGCCGGCCCATCACGGAGCGTTCTCCGGTATTCTAGTAACCGGCATTGCAGGCGGTGCTGTGGTGCCGCTTATCATTGGAGTCCTCGGCGATCTACTGGGACTGCGAGGGGGGCTATGTTTTCTATACCTGACGTTCGGCTATATTTTAAGCGTGAGTTTCTGGGCGCGTCCTCTGATCTCCAATAAGACAATCTGGCAACAAAAATCCTCCCCCTCCCCAACGGAGCGTATCTCGGCATCCGACGGATAA
- a CDS encoding cysteine desulfurase family protein, translating into MGGKPSVIYLDYAATTPLDPRVLEAMRPYLEEHYGNPSSVHQLGRRARVAIEESRERIAALIGAEPAEIVFTSGGTEADNLALRGVLHGAKRHLITSQAEHEAILRTAETLEAEGVTVTYLSPGPEGAVTAEQVAAAITGETGLVSIMHTNNELGTYSPVRAIAEVCHQKGVPLHCDAVQAVGLLPVRVDELAVDLLSASAHKFYGPKGIGFLYVRRGIELRPLLQGGKQEQGRRAGTENVAAIVGMARALELAVEEQEARLTHLQQLRNRLIQRLEEALGGAFVLNTPRDPAQAAPHIVNIAFPPQHGEPVDGEMLLLNLDLEGVCVSSGSACTSGAVEPSHVLQAIGLSPETARAAVRFSMGWKTTEAEIDQAVEILATVVARMAGVMR; encoded by the coding sequence ATGGGTGGGAAGCCTTCGGTCATTTACCTGGACTATGCCGCCACAACGCCGCTGGATCCGCGCGTGCTGGAGGCCATGCGGCCGTACCTCGAAGAACACTACGGCAATCCGTCGTCGGTGCACCAGCTTGGCCGCCGGGCACGGGTAGCAATTGAGGAAAGCCGCGAACGGATTGCGGCGCTGATCGGTGCCGAACCCGCCGAAATTGTGTTTACCAGCGGAGGGACCGAGGCCGACAATCTGGCGCTTCGCGGCGTGTTGCATGGCGCGAAGCGCCACCTGATCACCTCACAGGCTGAACATGAGGCCATTCTCCGCACCGCCGAAACGCTCGAAGCGGAAGGCGTAACGGTGACCTATCTGTCTCCTGGACCGGAAGGAGCTGTCACGGCCGAGCAGGTGGCTGCCGCCATCACCGGGGAGACCGGACTGGTATCGATCATGCACACCAACAATGAGCTGGGCACTTATTCTCCGGTACGGGCCATTGCTGAGGTGTGCCATCAAAAGGGCGTGCCGTTGCACTGCGATGCGGTGCAGGCCGTGGGATTGCTGCCTGTGCGGGTAGACGAGCTGGCCGTAGATCTGCTTTCGGCCTCCGCCCATAAGTTTTACGGTCCCAAAGGCATAGGCTTTCTGTACGTGCGACGCGGTATTGAGCTACGTCCCCTCCTGCAAGGGGGCAAACAAGAGCAGGGACGCCGGGCCGGCACCGAAAACGTAGCGGCTATCGTGGGCATGGCGCGGGCATTGGAACTGGCTGTTGAAGAGCAGGAAGCCAGACTGACCCACCTGCAGCAACTCCGGAACCGGTTAATCCAGCGGCTGGAAGAAGCCCTGGGTGGTGCGTTCGTGCTCAACACGCCGCGCGATCCCGCGCAGGCGGCACCGCACATTGTCAATATCGCGTTTCCTCCGCAGCACGGCGAACCGGTCGATGGGGAAATGCTACTGCTCAATCTCGACCTGGAAGGCGTGTGCGTTTCGTCCGGCTCGGCCTGCACCAGCGGTGCGGTAGAGCCCAGCCACGTGCTCCAGGCCATCGGGCTATCACCCGAGACGGCCAGGGCTGCGGTACGCTTTTCGATGGGGTGGAAAACAACCGAAGCCGAAATTGATCAGGCTGTTGAGATACTGGCAACGGTGGTCGCACGTATGGCAGGCGTCATGCGCTGA
- the murA gene encoding UDP-N-acetylglucosamine 1-carboxyvinyltransferase encodes MDKLVIEGGRPLRGTLPVSGSKNTALMLMAGAVLADGVTLLENIPHLRDITTFSHVLRIAGASVRFDPAAHVLRIDATRIDFPEAPYELVKQMRASFYMLGALLGRCGQARVSLPGGCAWGPRPVNLHLEGLRAFGAEIELDRGYVVARAPGGRLRGGRFRLDPPSVGATVNLLLGAVTARGSSCIENAALEPDVVVFGQALQRMGARIEGLGTRTIEVEGVEALRPITFRNSPDRIELGTFMIAAAIAGMPGDTIYLTNAEPAHLGEAFLEAFQQTGAAFTFDRHTVAVTVPERLRAVSIETAPYPGFPTDLQAQWTVLLACAEGAAFVRDLVYPDRFKHVPELMRMGLQVRIDGNTVYLEGPQRLQGAHVMSTDLRGSVSLVLAGLVAEGETHVLRVYHLDRGYENLEGKLAAAGIAIRRESYDEFATPTPESAEEN; translated from the coding sequence ATGGATAAACTAGTCATTGAAGGTGGACGTCCTCTCCGGGGCACGTTGCCCGTCAGTGGTTCGAAAAACACGGCGCTTATGCTGATGGCCGGTGCCGTGTTGGCCGACGGAGTCACCCTGCTGGAAAACATTCCACATCTGCGTGACATCACAACATTCTCGCACGTGTTGCGCATTGCCGGCGCCTCGGTGCGCTTCGATCCGGCCGCGCATGTGCTGCGCATCGACGCCACTCGCATTGACTTTCCGGAGGCGCCGTACGAGCTGGTCAAGCAGATGCGCGCTTCGTTTTACATGCTGGGCGCCTTGCTGGGTCGTTGCGGGCAGGCGCGCGTATCGCTGCCGGGGGGGTGCGCCTGGGGGCCGCGTCCGGTCAACCTGCATCTGGAGGGACTACGGGCCTTCGGAGCAGAAATCGAACTGGACCGCGGCTATGTTGTCGCCCGGGCCCCAGGGGGCCGGTTGCGCGGTGGTCGCTTTCGGCTGGATCCACCCAGCGTGGGTGCTACGGTTAACCTCCTTCTGGGTGCGGTAACCGCCCGCGGGAGCTCTTGCATTGAAAATGCAGCGCTGGAACCCGACGTGGTTGTCTTTGGCCAGGCCTTGCAGCGGATGGGCGCTCGGATCGAAGGGTTGGGGACGCGCACCATTGAGGTTGAAGGCGTGGAAGCATTGCGTCCCATCACCTTTCGCAACAGTCCCGACCGTATTGAGCTGGGGACCTTTATGATTGCAGCCGCCATTGCGGGCATGCCTGGCGATACGATCTATCTGACCAACGCAGAACCGGCGCACCTGGGTGAAGCGTTTCTGGAAGCGTTTCAGCAGACTGGTGCAGCGTTTACGTTCGATCGTCATACCGTAGCCGTTACTGTTCCGGAACGGCTGCGTGCCGTCTCCATCGAGACGGCGCCCTATCCGGGTTTTCCGACCGATTTGCAGGCGCAATGGACCGTTCTGCTAGCCTGTGCGGAAGGAGCGGCTTTCGTGCGCGACCTGGTCTATCCTGACCGTTTCAAGCACGTCCCAGAACTCATGCGCATGGGATTACAGGTGCGCATTGATGGCAATACGGTCTATCTGGAAGGGCCTCAGCGGCTGCAGGGCGCGCACGTGATGAGCACCGACCTGCGTGGCAGCGTATCGCTGGTACTGGCCGGTCTGGTAGCTGAGGGCGAAACGCATGTGCTGCGCGTCTATCATCTCGACCGTGGTTATGAGAATCTTGAAGGCAAGCTGGCTGCTGCCGGCATAGCCATTCGCCGCGAAAGCTATGACGAGTTTGCCACACCCACTCCGGAATCCGCTGAAGAGAATTAA
- a CDS encoding ABC1 kinase family protein, whose amino-acid sequence MPPAITRTRRARQIAEVLLRHGLGYLVSVSGLDRFVPLHRGLLGHPRRAEPYAAPEHLRMALDELGAAWIKLGQFLATRADLLPPSYQRELAKLQDAAAPVPGEVAQAIIETELGRSLTDLFAHFDPQPLAAASIGQAHAATLTDGTEVVVKVRRPGVVEQVEQDLELLLNLAHTANRHWELAETYDIVGIVQEFALTLRAELDYLREGRNAERFAQHFAHNPTVHIPRVFWDYTTSRVLTLERIRGIKIDHLEALDAAGFNRTELAERVARILLQMVFEDGFFHADPHPGNFFVEADGTIGLIDFGMVGTVDAPTQDRLALLLLAIAQQDPDRLVDAFLELGVARGHVDRLTLREDLRHFLLAYYDRPLRELRLEPLLKEALTIVRRHHLHLPTNLVLLLKTVTMAEGLAAQLAPDFQVAELLPDYIHRLLLHRYRPRTWLRRLGWTSLEAAEFGLELPRQLRRLLRALEQGTLQLGMRPEGFEPLIARLERLTNRLVLGIITAAFIVGLAVLMTTFRLPGVEHLIGPAFGLGFLLTALLAAYLIWVILRSGRI is encoded by the coding sequence ATGCCACCTGCTATAACACGGACGCGACGGGCCCGCCAGATCGCCGAAGTGCTCCTCCGACACGGCCTGGGATACCTGGTAAGCGTCTCTGGCCTGGACCGGTTCGTTCCCCTGCACCGGGGACTGCTGGGGCATCCACGCCGCGCTGAACCCTACGCTGCCCCCGAACATCTGCGCATGGCTCTCGATGAACTGGGAGCTGCCTGGATCAAACTCGGCCAGTTTCTGGCCACCCGCGCCGATTTGCTTCCCCCTTCCTATCAACGGGAACTGGCCAAACTGCAGGACGCTGCCGCACCCGTCCCCGGCGAAGTCGCGCAAGCCATCATCGAAACTGAACTGGGACGCTCCCTCACGGATCTGTTCGCCCACTTCGACCCCCAACCCTTAGCAGCCGCCTCTATCGGTCAAGCTCACGCAGCTACCCTAACCGACGGCACCGAAGTGGTCGTCAAAGTGCGCCGCCCAGGCGTGGTCGAACAGGTCGAACAGGATCTGGAACTGCTCCTCAACCTGGCCCACACAGCCAACCGCCACTGGGAACTGGCCGAAACCTACGACATCGTCGGAATCGTTCAGGAATTCGCGCTAACGCTCCGAGCCGAACTGGATTACCTGCGCGAAGGCCGCAATGCCGAACGTTTCGCCCAACACTTCGCCCACAACCCGACTGTTCATATCCCCCGCGTGTTCTGGGATTATACCACCTCTCGCGTACTTACTCTAGAACGCATCCGAGGCATCAAAATCGATCACCTGGAGGCGCTCGACGCCGCTGGCTTCAACCGCACGGAACTGGCGGAACGAGTCGCCCGCATCCTCCTGCAAATGGTCTTCGAAGACGGATTCTTTCACGCCGATCCCCATCCAGGCAACTTTTTCGTCGAAGCCGACGGTACCATCGGCCTGATCGACTTTGGCATGGTCGGCACAGTAGATGCTCCCACTCAGGATCGACTGGCGTTGCTGCTGCTGGCCATCGCTCAGCAAGACCCGGACCGCCTGGTCGATGCCTTCCTGGAACTGGGCGTCGCCCGAGGCCACGTCGACCGCCTCACCCTCCGCGAAGACCTGCGCCACTTTCTCCTGGCTTACTACGATCGCCCCCTTCGCGAACTACGCCTTGAACCGCTCCTGAAAGAAGCGCTTACGATCGTTCGACGCCACCACCTGCACCTGCCTACTAACCTCGTACTTTTGCTGAAAACCGTTACGATGGCGGAAGGACTGGCCGCCCAACTGGCCCCCGATTTTCAGGTGGCCGAACTGCTCCCCGACTACATCCATCGCCTCTTGCTACACCGTTATCGCCCCCGCACATGGCTTCGGCGGCTGGGCTGGACCAGTCTGGAAGCGGCAGAATTCGGTCTGGAGTTGCCGCGTCAGCTCCGTCGATTGTTGCGCGCCCTGGAACAGGGCACGCTCCAGCTCGGCATGCGCCCCGAAGGCTTCGAACCGCTCATTGCCCGCCTGGAGCGACTGACCAACCGATTAGTGCTGGGTATCATCACGGCGGCCTTCATTGTAGGCCTGGCCGTGCTCATGACCACGTTCCGCCTGCCCGGCGTTGAACATCTAATAGGCCCTGCTTTCGGCCTGGGCTTCCTGCTGACTGCCCTGCTAGCAGCCTATCTCATCTGGGTCATTCTGCGCTCCGGCCGGATTTAA
- the purD gene encoding phosphoribosylamine--glycine ligase: protein MRILVLGSGGREHAITWALAQSPQRPELFIAPGNPGTAALGTNVPIAATDAANLRKLVRDQGIELVVVGPEQPLVEGVADALRAEGARVVGPSAAAARLEGSKAFAKAFMQRHGIPTAPHRTFSSEHFDEALAYIDQHPEPLVVKASGLAAGKGAVVCETRAEARRALRWMMEEGGLGAAGNEVVIEAFMEGEEASVFALTDGRDYVLLAPAQDHKRIGEGDTGPNTGGMGAYVPAPVVSEAVLERVAREIVEPVLAGMADEGHPYQGVLYCGLMITEDGPRVVEFNCRLGDPEAQVVLPVAEVDWVEVFDGVASGRVADLRMPPARRAAACVVLASEGYPGRYRKGLPIEGVETAAALPDVVVFHAGTQRTAEGQLVTAGGRVLGVTAMAETLTEAIRRAYEAVAHIHFEGKYYRRDIGQKGLARLAAAGQV from the coding sequence ATGCGGATCTTAGTGCTCGGAAGCGGTGGACGAGAGCATGCGATCACCTGGGCGCTGGCCCAGAGCCCGCAGCGCCCGGAACTGTTCATTGCGCCAGGTAACCCGGGAACGGCTGCGCTGGGGACCAACGTGCCGATTGCCGCTACGGATGCGGCCAACCTGCGTAAACTGGTGCGGGACCAGGGCATCGAGCTGGTTGTGGTAGGACCAGAACAGCCGCTTGTTGAAGGGGTGGCCGACGCCCTGCGAGCTGAGGGGGCGCGCGTAGTAGGGCCCTCGGCGGCAGCCGCCCGGCTGGAAGGTAGCAAGGCGTTCGCCAAGGCTTTTATGCAACGACATGGCATCCCGACCGCGCCTCACCGAACGTTTTCGTCGGAGCACTTCGACGAAGCGCTGGCTTATATCGATCAGCATCCAGAACCGCTCGTCGTGAAGGCCAGTGGACTGGCGGCGGGCAAAGGGGCCGTCGTGTGTGAGACGCGAGCAGAGGCCCGTCGAGCGCTGCGCTGGATGATGGAAGAAGGCGGACTGGGCGCAGCCGGAAATGAAGTGGTAATTGAAGCCTTTATGGAGGGAGAGGAAGCCAGTGTCTTTGCCCTGACCGACGGCCGCGACTATGTGCTGCTGGCCCCGGCACAGGACCACAAGCGCATTGGCGAGGGGGATACCGGCCCGAATACCGGTGGAATGGGGGCCTACGTGCCGGCTCCGGTAGTGAGTGAAGCTGTGCTGGAGCGGGTAGCCCGTGAAATCGTCGAACCAGTGCTGGCTGGAATGGCTGACGAAGGACATCCCTACCAGGGAGTGCTCTATTGCGGGCTGATGATCACGGAGGATGGCCCCAGAGTGGTCGAGTTTAACTGTCGCCTGGGGGATCCTGAAGCGCAGGTGGTGCTTCCTGTGGCGGAAGTGGACTGGGTAGAAGTGTTTGATGGGGTAGCTTCAGGACGGGTCGCTGACCTGAGGATGCCGCCTGCGCGTCGCGCGGCTGCCTGCGTGGTGCTGGCTTCGGAGGGCTATCCCGGACGCTACCGTAAGGGCCTGCCCATTGAAGGCGTGGAGACGGCTGCAGCGCTGCCGGACGTTGTGGTCTTCCACGCAGGTACGCAGCGGACAGCGGAAGGGCAACTGGTAACGGCAGGTGGACGGGTGCTGGGGGTGACGGCTATGGCCGAAACACTGACCGAAGCGATCCGGCGCGCCTACGAGGCGGTTGCGCACATTCACTTTGAGGGGAAATATTACCGCCGTGACATCGGGCAGAAAGGGCTGGCACGGCTGGCTGCGGCGGGGCAGGTATAG
- the fbp gene encoding class 1 fructose-bisphosphatase, translated as METLYAKGRKVVDEFITLEQFIIDQQSRFPHSTGAFSRLLRDISVAAKIVNRDIRRAGLVDIFGTTGRVNIHGEVQQKLDAMAHEEFVRALKRGGECCLIGSEEHAEAIPLSANGEGDGRYIVLLDPLDGSSNVDVNVSVGTIFSIYRLPDEYDTPTLEAALQPGSQQVAAGYIVYGSSTMLVYTTGNGVNGFTLDPSIGEFILSHPNIQIPKKGKIYSINEGNFNSFEEGLKRFLRWAQEEDKATGRPFTTRYIGSFVSDFHRNLLKGGIYMYPATRKNPEGKLRLMYEANPMAFIVEQAGGRASDGHRRILDIVPEKLHQRTPLFIGSEELVRTVEEFLQGKR; from the coding sequence ATGGAAACACTGTATGCCAAGGGACGCAAAGTCGTTGACGAGTTCATCACGCTGGAGCAGTTCATTATCGATCAGCAGAGTCGCTTCCCGCATTCAACCGGCGCCTTTTCGCGGTTGCTTCGGGACATCAGCGTGGCCGCTAAAATCGTCAACCGGGATATTCGACGGGCTGGCCTGGTGGATATTTTCGGGACAACGGGTCGCGTTAACATCCACGGGGAAGTGCAGCAGAAGCTGGATGCCATGGCGCACGAAGAATTCGTGCGCGCATTAAAGCGCGGAGGAGAATGCTGCCTGATCGGCTCAGAAGAACATGCGGAGGCAATCCCGCTCAGCGCCAATGGCGAAGGGGATGGCCGCTACATTGTGCTCCTCGATCCGCTCGACGGCTCCTCTAACGTGGACGTGAACGTATCGGTCGGGACCATCTTCAGCATCTATCGACTGCCCGACGAATACGACACGCCCACCCTGGAAGCAGCCCTGCAACCCGGAAGCCAGCAGGTGGCGGCCGGCTATATCGTCTATGGCTCTTCCACAATGCTGGTCTATACTACCGGCAACGGAGTCAACGGCTTTACCCTGGATCCCTCAATCGGTGAATTCATTCTTTCGCATCCCAACATTCAGATTCCCAAAAAAGGGAAGATCTACTCAATCAACGAGGGTAACTTCAACTCCTTTGAAGAAGGACTCAAACGGTTCCTCCGGTGGGCGCAGGAAGAGGATAAGGCTACCGGACGCCCCTTCACCACGCGCTACATCGGTTCGTTTGTCTCTGATTTTCACCGCAACTTGCTCAAAGGGGGCATTTATATGTACCCGGCCACCCGCAAGAATCCGGAGGGCAAACTGCGACTGATGTACGAGGCCAACCCCATGGCTTTTATTGTGGAGCAAGCCGGCGGACGGGCTTCGGACGGCCACCGACGCATCCTGGATATTGTACCGGAAAAGCTGCACCAGCGCACACCGCTGTTCATTGGAAGTGAGGAGCTGGTGCGGACCGTCGAAGAATTTCTCCAGGGCAAGCGATAG
- the nagB gene encoding glucosamine-6-phosphate deaminase codes for MLVEIFPDYESLSDRAYEIVATLIRRKPNCVLGFATGSTPLGLYRRLVAGYRNGELDFSKVITFNLDEYVGLPPRHPQSYHHFMWENLFKHVNINPSNVHIPNGMVDDIEAHCQWYEEQIRRVGGIDLQILGIGPNGHLAFNEPGSSLGSRTRIKTLSRATRRANARFFEREEAVPRYAITMGIGTIMEARRLLLLASGKAKARAVRAMLEGPISAMVPATIVQLHRYAHVLLDQEAASELEYNHHDGISEPFDIH; via the coding sequence ATGCTGGTTGAGATTTTTCCAGACTATGAGTCGTTAAGCGACCGAGCGTATGAGATTGTGGCAACCCTGATCCGTCGGAAGCCCAACTGTGTATTGGGATTTGCTACGGGCAGCACGCCCCTGGGCCTGTACCGACGCCTGGTTGCCGGCTATCGCAATGGTGAGCTTGACTTTTCCAAGGTTATCACCTTTAATCTGGACGAGTACGTGGGTTTGCCGCCCCGACACCCTCAGAGCTACCATCACTTCATGTGGGAAAATCTTTTCAAACATGTAAATATCAACCCTTCGAACGTCCATATTCCCAATGGAATGGTCGACGATATTGAAGCCCACTGTCAGTGGTACGAAGAACAGATCCGCCGGGTAGGCGGAATTGATCTGCAAATCCTGGGTATCGGTCCGAACGGTCACCTGGCTTTTAACGAACCGGGTTCCTCGCTGGGCTCGCGCACACGCATCAAGACCCTGTCGCGGGCTACCCGGCGAGCCAATGCCCGTTTCTTTGAGCGTGAAGAGGCCGTGCCCCGCTATGCCATTACGATGGGGATCGGGACTATTATGGAAGCGCGACGCCTGTTGTTGCTGGCCAGCGGCAAGGCGAAAGCGCGCGCCGTGCGCGCCATGCTGGAGGGCCCCATTTCGGCCATGGTGCCCGCTACCATTGTACAACTGCATCGCTATGCGCACGTGCTGCTCGACCAGGAAGCTGCCTCAGAACTGGAGTACAATCACCATGACGGCATTTCCGAACCCTTCGACATCCACTGA
- a CDS encoding gamma carbonic anhydrase family protein: MIRDFLGAYPRFDATNFIAPNAVVIGDVTLEPYASIWYGAVVRADVNWIRIGEASNIQDGAILHVTRGTAPTVIGPRVTVGHGAVLHGCTVEENVLIGIGAVVLDGAVIGRDSLIGARALVPPGMKVPPRSLVLGVPGRIVRTLTDEEVANIARYAQNYLEYSAIYRGEVRPARNPFYEPPETPNGQPG, encoded by the coding sequence ATGATTCGTGATTTTCTGGGTGCTTATCCGCGCTTTGATGCGACCAACTTCATTGCGCCAAACGCCGTCGTTATCGGCGATGTAACCCTGGAACCGTATGCCAGCATCTGGTACGGAGCGGTAGTGCGGGCCGACGTGAACTGGATTCGAATCGGCGAGGCTTCAAACATCCAGGATGGCGCGATTCTTCACGTCACACGAGGAACGGCGCCTACGGTGATTGGTCCGCGCGTAACCGTCGGCCATGGGGCCGTGCTGCACGGTTGCACGGTGGAAGAGAATGTGCTGATTGGGATCGGGGCGGTGGTGCTGGATGGTGCCGTAATCGGGCGCGACAGTCTGATCGGAGCCCGCGCCCTGGTGCCGCCTGGCATGAAGGTGCCGCCGCGCTCGCTGGTGCTGGGCGTGCCAGGACGCATCGTGCGCACGCTCACCGACGAGGAGGTCGCCAACATTGCGCGTTACGCGCAGAACTATCTGGAATACAGTGCTATCTATCGGGGTGAGGTGCGGCCTGCGCGCAACCCGTTCTATGAGCCTCCGGAAACCCCCAACGGGCAGCCGGGTTAG